Genomic segment of Lemur catta isolate mLemCat1 chromosome 2, mLemCat1.pri, whole genome shotgun sequence:
GATGTGTCGCTGCAGCTTCCTGGCTGACCACCCTGGAGCTGGGCTTGGAGCGCAaggagggctgggcagagcctgTGCTTCTCTCAGCTCCAGTTGGCCCCTTCTCATTGACATTACGGTAATGCAGTTGTGTGGTGTTTGAAAAAGCATCCCTAGTTACACAGAATGATTTACAGGACACCAGACTCTGCATTTCAGAGGTCTCCAGTGtaccataaaaaatatattataaaggaATAATCTTTATCTGAACTAAAGCTGCAGTGAAGGAAACTCATGTCCAGCTGAGAGCAGCAGTGAGCTTTTGTTCACTCAGGGAAAAGTCCGTGTTCTTCATCTTATttgattaacatttttttttcctccttggcaCTAGGTATCTCGTTAATATTTAGacattatatacattttctttcaacTGGTTTTCCTATTATGTGATCAAACAAAACTGGAGATGCCAGCCACAGCAGCCTGCAAGGGGAACGCTACCCCAGCCAGGCACCCAGCTGTGGCTAGCAGGgtaaatgggtctcactggggaggcctggggggagCCTGGCCCAGCTGTGTGCAGGGACAGTCCCTGTCCCAGAAAGCAAAGTTCGCTGGAGTGCCTCAGAGCACTACgctgcctcttcctcccattCCAACCTCCCATTTCCCCTTAATTTCTCTGAGCAAAAAGCAACAGGATACGAGTCTAGTTTTGGGTCTTCCAAAGCCTTCTGATGTTTACCATTTCCCTCCCACCCgagagagggaggtgaggggtggaaATCCCTCTGCAAagaaaacacactttaaaaaaaattcagagaggCGATGCACAGACACCCCGCAACCCAGCTGGTCTCTGCTTATCAGGCATTGAGAGCGACGGTCCTATTCGCTTTCAGTCTCACGGAAACCTTAACTCCTTTAGTGGGCATGGCCCCCAAGGAGCGCAGGTGTGTGCACCTGTGGTTAAAGGTGTCAAGGAGGAGCCTCATCTCTTGGAGCAGGAAGTACAGTGCCCCGCTGGTGGGACAGAAGGAAAAGCCCTGGGGCTGGGAAATCTAGGGGTCTGTAGCAAAGCTCCACCCATCAGGAGCTTCAGGATAAAATGGGCAGGCTGGAAAGATGGAAGTTGGGATGGGAAAGCTGTTGTGTTGAAGGAATCACTCCTGGAGCAAAGGCAGGACAAAATACGGGGTGAGAGAAGGGAGGGCCAGGGATGAGCTGAGTTTGCCTGGAGTCTCAGGGGAAAAGCGGAAGCTACAGCTCGCTACCCGCTGTGCCCCAGCTTCCCCGTGCGAGTCACCGGCGGCTGGCGTTGAGCTCTAGTCCCTGAAAGTattggggagaggaagggagaataCAGCGTCCCAAGCTCCCAAGGGAAGGGAGGCACGCGAGGTCAGATGGGGTACACCCCAACTGCGTGTATGTTGGGTGCGGGGGGGCACAATCTCCGCTCTCCCGGGTGCCCCAGCCCTGGCGCACGCCTCCGCCCCCGCGCCCCCCTTCGCAGGCGCGCGCGAGGCGCACCCCCCTTCCCTCGGCGGCGCCAAGCGCGCGCccggccccctcctcctcccctccgcGCCTCTCCTCTCCCGGCAGAAAGTTAGCAGCGGGGAAGGAACTCGGGGCTGCAACAGcacgcggcggcggcggcagaggcagaggcagaggcaggagccgCGGCGGAGCCGGGGAAGCGGGGGCGCTGCAGACGGAGCAGGTGCAGCCGGCGGGTCCGCGCGCCCCCCTCGGTCCCcttaccagaggctgaggggggGACGTGGGGGGCCACCCGGACTCCGCgagcagagtggggaggggggcCATGCGGCCGGGCTCCCTCCCGGCGCAGCGGGACAGCGGCCAGGGCCGGGGGCGCAGCGGCGTCGCTTCATGCAGCCGGGGCGGCtgggcagcggcggcggcggcggcgggggcggcggctgAAACCATGTCCGGGCAGCGCCGggggctgccgccgccgccgccgccgcgagcCGGGAGCCGCGATGGCCCGGTGGCCCGCACCTcctccgcctccgcctccgcctccaCCTCttgccgcgccgccgccgcccggcgcCTCTGCTAAGGGGCCGCCGGCGCGCAAGCTGCTTTTTATGTGCACCTTGTCCCTGTCTGTCACCTACCTGTGCTATAGCCTCCTGGGCGGCTCGGGCTCCCTGCAATTCCCCCTGGCGCTGCAGGAGCCTTCGGTCACCGCCGCCGAGCCCCCGCCGAGCCCGCCGCCACCCTCTCTGCCGCCTCTCCCCGTGCGCCTCGGCGCCCCCTCGCAGCCAcccgcgccgccgccgctggACAACGCGAGCCGCGGGGAGCCGCCCGAGACCCCTGAGCAGCCAGCCGTCCCCGGGGCCGACGGCTGGGGGCTGGCGAGCGGCGGCGGAGGCGCCCGGGACGCCTGGCTCCGGACCCCGCTGGCCCCCAGCGAGATGATCACGGCGCAGAGCGCTCTGCTGGAGAGGGAAGCTCAGGAGTCCAGCACCACCGACGAGGAGCTCGCAGGCCGGAGAGCGGCCAACGGGAGCGTTGAGAGGGGCGGCGCCGTCAGCACCCCAGATTATGGGGAGAAGAAGCTGCCACAGGCACTTATCATCGGGGTCAAGAAAGGAGGGACTCGCGCGCTGCTGGAGGCGATCCGAGTACACCCGGACGTGAGGGCGGTGGGCGTAGAGCCGCACTTCTTCGACAGGAACTACGAAAAGGGGCTGGAGTGGTACAGGTAGGACCTTGGGCTTGGCGGGATGGGGGAGACCCGTCGGAGAGACCGCGGGGATAGCCACCGCTTTCCACGCCCTTCGAAATCCAGACACAGTCCCGAGAGCCCTTAGTCCCCGCGAGGGCTCTGCGGACCCTGGCAGTGTTGCTCAGGGGGAGCGGCCGAGGAGAGGGCTGCACTACAGCTAGCTAAAGATCACTTTAACTCAGGACGAGGGGAGGAGGTGTCACCCTGTCCTGTCGTGCCTTAGGCTCCTTATCCAAGGAGGTGCTTTCTAAATCTGCCCAGCTCCGAGCCCGGGAATCCCCAGCCCTCGTGCCTGCGTGGTGTTTCCTAACCCGGGCTCTTGCGGGGCTGTGGGACTCAGCGTTGGAGGAACGCTGAGAGGTGAGACAGGATAGCGAAATTGACTAAGGGGCTTTGAGATCCCCTGGAATCTCTCAAAATCACACATTTACGTGGCTGGAATCCAACTTTGAGTATGTTCAGGTCAGAGCAAAATGAATAGGGAACAGTTAAAAAGATGAAGCTGGCGTTTTGTCTTTCCAGTAAAGACAGGATGTTTCCCACCTGCATAACTTGCTGCCCCCCTTGGCTGAGTGAGCACCGGCCTGATTTGCATCGGAGCCTCAGTATCTGCGTGACAGTTGGTGCCCTGAGAGTTTTCGTGCCTTGCACAGTGGTGCCCTTCCTGATCTGCACCTCCTTCGCAACAGATTGGAGCTTATGTTTTGTGAGATGTtcatctccctcctctcccaccgTCTGCGGGTAGTTGACAGAAAGGAAGAAGACAGCACGAGAAAGTTAAGTGCAGGTGAAATAAACTAATAGTCCAGTTTTCTTGCCAGCCATAATGTTAAAAACAACACCGGTGCAGATGCCCAAAATGCAAacctcttttgcttttttttttttttcctttccctctttcctcccgTTTTATATCTTTCTGGAAAACAGACCTGGCTGGCTGGCCTCATCTCAATTGCATTTCAGTAATTAATTGCAATTGTCAAACAGAAACACAGGCTTTGTCAGTTGAAGTGATGTTATCATAACAGAGCCAATAGGTAAAACAACGATTGTTTCCTGACGGGTCACCTTCCTGTGGAAGAGATGTGCTTTCGAGGTTTAAATCATAGCCTCggaaagttttagaaataacttgacttcagaaatatataataaatgtgtatattgTGATTGAtttcttccacttttaaaaatatgccttatGCTTTAAAAGCTTGAGAGAAGTACACTTAGGCATAAACATTCCAGCACATTACACTGAAACAGCAAATGTGTCTGTTAATGTCTTGTCTGTTTCAACAGAGAGAACTAATTGCAGTATTTTAGGAGGCTTCAAACAGCCCCTTCCAATCAAAACATAAAACAGCAAATGCCTAATTTAACTGGAAAATCACTATTTATAACATCACAAGCCATGACTTCCAGTTTGTGATTATAATTAAAAAGGTGTTAGGATGATTAAtgcaacaacagcaaaataaagaAGGGGTATGATGTCTGGAAAGGTTTCAGTTTTTTAATTGTGGGTTGTAGGAATGTTCCAGTTTCTTCTGTGAAGTAGCTTTGGCCCAATGAGGGTAActgtggtttgtttgtttctttttttttttttccaattctgatTTTAATGCTGTGTATCTTGTGAGAAGTGTCAAAAGCACCTTGAGGGGAGGCATAAAGATCAAATCTTTCCACCATGTGTTTGGGTTGCTTTGTGGTAGTTGGAAATAAAGAAGAGAGTGCTTTATTTGGATGATTTAAAGTTAATGAAGGGTATGTGGTGGAATGTGTACCAGGAAGTCCCATTGTAGGGTCTGGATAATTTTCTGGATGAAAAGATAGAAGATGCCAGATTTTCCTATGTTCTGTTGTACTGATGCTGGGAAGAGAAGGCATATGAACCACCTTGCTGTCATGACATGACTACTGAAGACAGTATTCCAGTGCTGTGGTACTCCTAGCCTTCTGCTCCAAAACAATGCTTGCGGTATTTAGGGCTCAGTGTCAATATTTGGTAGCCACTCATAAAACTGTTAAACTGAAGAGATGTGGATGGAACAAGATTCCCTTGATCCTCTCTTAAGAGGACCATGCACTATCTCTGTGTCCTGATCTCCCACCTGGCATCTTGGCCAGTGGTgcatattcaaagtgctggaCAAGAAACTCTTAAGAACAAGCTTCCTGCCAATACATGTCTATCTAACATAGAGGAATAATTAGCCACCTAAACTTGGTTGTCAAGAAGACTCTTAGAAACCCCTTGGACCCACGGGAGCTGAGTGTGCCGGGACTACCTTAGACAGCTCTCCAGTTCATCATAGACAGCAGTGCTTTGAGGCATTTATGAGCTTTTCATTAGTTCCATCTCTTCagactttctcctccctccctcccacgcAGGAAGAGGGCATGGCATCCTCACTATATTGTAGAAAAGGAAACAGTGGCATTGATTCAAACCACTAACAGAAACCTTTCCTCTTGgtttaaaatctgaattttttaaatggttgcatTTGTACTTAAATGGTATAATTCCTTCCCATACCAGGTATGCTGACTGGAATCTATTTGCCTTATTAGAGATCCACAGGTTAATTaaaggttttgatttttttcccatatttattattattttttaaagtgtgctTCCATAGCCTACTAATTTTGCaagtgtttttgtgtttttagtaaGAAGAAGAGCCAAGAAGAAATTGGGGCTGCGGGCTTGGGGTGTACTCATATAACTAAGTAGCCCTAGCAGTTTTTTTCCTCAGTGTCACTCCAGTTATCTCTAAATCTGGGTTTTGCTTTGTTCCTATGCTGTTGATCTAATGTGATGTAAAAACACATTTGAGATTAGAACATGTGCATCAGATTTTCAGGGCAAGATTGACTAATGGATTAGGATGACTATGTTAAAGCTATGGGGAAGCAAACCTCACTTGGTGGATTGACACAGCCAGTGATTAATAAATCGGTGAGATTAAACCCTCcacttctttctccctctccctccccaaaaaGGGGCAAAGCCACAATGCACCTTTTCAGTATGAGCGGATACAAGCTGTCTAGGCAGAGACCTTAAACTCTTCTAAGTAGGACCTTGGGCCAGGCCAACTGGTTGCCACTGCAGAACTCATCAAAGTGACAGAGATGACTTGAGCTGTTTCCTCCCTGGTGGCTGTACAGTCACCGTGACCACTTTACATTGGAAACTACTCCACTGCAGGGTGATGGGAAGTGATTCTCCGTGGTTTTAAGTTGTCTTCACTGTCAACAGTTAATCCACGCTTCCCATTGGCTAGGGGAAAGTAACTCAGCAAAATGCTCTCAAAAGTCATGCTCATGCTACCTGGAGGAAAGTGGTCAGTGGGTAACAGCGTTATTTGCACAGGGTGTTTTGGAGAGAGAATGGAGGGGACTAGATGGCACTGGAGTTTATGGAATGCCAGCTTTGGGGCAGTTGGTGCTTTGTGGATGTGTTATCCTGTGTGAGTGTCATTATGATGCTGTGAGCTAAATAGCAGCACTTCCATCTTACAGGTCACTCCGAGAGGGTTTTAAATGACTGGCTCACAGTCACTTAGCTGGTCAGTGCCTGAGCTGAGGTTTGAAGGCACAGCTGTCTAATGTCAAAGTGCTGCTTTCTTCCCCCGTACCACACCGCCACACAAAAGTACTGGAAAGGTCTTAtcctttgttcattcaacaaatatttaataaatatttgtcatgtgCTCAGTACTGTGTAGGTGCTGGGGATTAAGTGGTGACTAAGACAGGTGAAGAAGCACCTGTTCTCCTGGAACTGACATCCTAGTGGGAGGGTAGAGGAGACAGCAAACAAACCAGCcaaaaaatacatagtaaaaatTCTGTTGGGGATAAAgccaatagaaaaataaagtaatttatgTCCCAGAGCTCCTTTGTCCAGTATGAGAGGTACTATCTGCATGTGGCTATCGAACATGTGAAACATCCAAATTGAAATATGCTGTAAGAGTAAAATACACAGAATGCTAAAGTTctcattcataattttatattgactatatgttgaaattataatacTTGTAagttaaataaactattattaaaattaattttaccttttttttttttaccttttaaatgtggctactagaaaatttaaaattaccctTGTGACTCACATTATATTCCTATGTAGGGTAATGCTTTTTAAACTTATGGTGCAAAAAGATCACTTGGGGATCTTGTTAatatgcagattctgattcagctgATCTGAGAAGGACCTTGAgatttcaaattctttaaaagctCCCACGTACTGTTGCTGCTAATCCCTGGACCTTACTTTGAGGAGTACAGGGTCTAGTaattagggtgtgtgtgtgtgtgtgtgtgtgtgtgtgtgtgtgtgtgtgctcgtgCACTCACGCTTGttcatatgtgtgcatatgtgctaTTTTAAATAGGATGATTAGGAGGAACCTCTCAGTAGGGGTAATGTAAATGATCTTCCCATGTGAAGATCTAGGTGAAATTTCCAAGTATCAGGAAACAGCAGgttcaaaggccctgaggtggaaaCAAGCTTTGTGGCTCTACAAAGTGTTCTTTCATTATTCTAAAAGCACTGTCTTTGTCACTGGACAAAACTGGGTTCAACACCTGACTTTGGAAATTACAAGTTGGATGATCTTGGTTGGGTAACATATTTCACTTCACCTAGCTTCAGTTGTTTATCTGACAGTAATTCTTTCCTTGTAGGATTGTTGGGaggaataaatggaataataaaaatgaatgtatttttctaaatgaaacgAATATCCTAGAACAGAAATCCAAATGGAGCTGACTACTGGGTTTTTCCATTTCTCAAATCATTTTGGTCTCATATGCTTTACTTTGTGTCATAGCTATCATAATATTGACTGAAGAGTCTCTTATTTGGGATGGTTTGAGAAAAGCCCAGTAATGATTTGGCTTTGCATTTAAAAGGCCTAACCTTTTAAACCA
This window contains:
- the HS3ST4 gene encoding heparan sulfate glucosamine 3-O-sulfotransferase 4, whose translation is MARWPAPPPPPPPPPPLAAPPPPGASAKGPPARKLLFMCTLSLSVTYLCYSLLGGSGSLQFPLALQEPSVTAAEPPPSPPPPSLPPLPVRLGAPSQPPAPPPLDNASRGEPPETPEQPAVPGADGWGLASGGGGARDAWLRTPLAPSEMITAQSALLEREAQESSTTDEELAGRRAANGSVERGGAVSTPDYGEKKLPQALIIGVKKGGTRALLEAIRVHPDVRAVGVEPHFFDRNYEKGLEWYRNVMPKTLDGQITMEKTPSYFVTNEAPKRIHAMAKDIKLIVVVRNPVTRAISDYTQTLSKKPEIPTFEVLAFKNRTLGLIDASWSAIRIGIYALHLENWLQYFPLSQILFVSGERLIVDPAGEMAKVQDFLGLKRVVTEKHFYFNKTKGFPCLKKPEDSSAPRCLGKSKGRTHPRIDPDVIHRLRKFYKPFNMMFYQMTGQDFQWEQEEGDK